Genomic window (Propionibacteriaceae bacterium ZF39):
CACAACCAGCCCGAGGTCACGGCCGAGACCATCCAGGACGGGTGGCTCCACACCGGTGACGTCGGCGAGCTCGACAGCGACGGCTATCTGAAGATCACCGACCGCAAGAAGGACCTCATCAAGACCTCGGGCGGCAAATATGTGGCCCCGCAGAAGGTCGAGGGCACGCTCGTCGCCAACTGCCCCTATGTGTCCCAGGTAGTCGTCCACGGCGATGACCGCAAATACATCACCGCCCTGCTCGTCCTCGACCCCGACGCGATCCAGGGCTGGTCGGAGCATCACGCTGCCGGCTCCCTCAAGGGCACCGACTATGCCCACCTGACCCAGCATCCCGAGGTGACCGAGATGTTGCAGCGTTATGTGGACAGCGCCAACGAGCGTCTGGAGCGGTGGGAGACGGTCAAGCGTTTCCGTGTGCTCGACCATGAGCTCACGGTGGATGACGGTGCCGTCACCCCGAGCCTCAAGATCCGCCGGTCGACGGTCGAGAAGCAGTACGCCGACCTGCTCGATTCCATGTATGACTCGGAGGACTGAACCCCTTTGGCCCACCTCTTCGACTGTCAAACCCGATGGGGAGATATGGATGCCTATCTCCACCTCAACAACGGCGTCTATGTCGACTACCTCCAGGAAGCCCGTGTCGACTTCCTGCATTCGGGTGAGTTTGCGTACATGCTGGGCGACGAGCCTCAGCCGGGCGCGGAGGGTCCCAACACCCAGGCCATCCTCGTTACCGGGCATCAGGTCGAATATCTGAAGCCGGCCGAGCACGGCCATCCGCTGCAGGTCAGGCTGGTCGTCGATCAGATCGGGGCCGCCCGGTTCACGCTGGCGTACGACATCGTCAGCGATGACCGGATCGTGGCTCGCGCCCGCACGGTGCTGTGCCCGTTCGATCTCGAGACGGACGCCATCCGGCGGCTCACCGACGGCGAAAAGGCCTGGTTCGCGGAGCACGCCGAATCCGTGGAGCCGTTGCCGACCGTGGCGAAGGTGCGACTGGGGGATCAGCCGGCCCATGAGTACGCGTTCCGCGTGCGATGGTCCGACCTCGATTCCTATCGGCACGCGAACAACGTGAAGTACTACGACTATGTGCAGGAGGCCCGCATCGACCTGATGCGGGATCTCCTCGAACACCGCCCGGCCCAATCGGAGCGTCCGGGACAGTGGATCGTGGTGCGTCAGGATATGGATTACGCCGTCCAGATCGACTTCCGGCCGGAGGCCTATGTGGTGCGTACCGCGGTCCAGGACATCGGCCAGTCGTCGCTGACGCTGGCCGCCGAGATCATGGATCCGACCACTGGCGTGGTCCACGCGTCGTCGCGGACGGTGCTGGTCCACACCGCTGTCACCGGCCCGGAAGCCATCCCGGCCTGGATCCGGGAGGCGCTGACGCCGCTGCGACTCCCGGTCCCGGTGGCCTGAGGTTCACACCGCGAGCCAGGCTGCCTCATCGGTGGCGATGACTCCGGTGGAGGCATCGCCGGAATGAACGAGGACGCGCGCGTCGGCCGGGATCGACACCGGCTCGGTGCCGAAGTTCACGATGCACCGGAACCCGGGCTCGCGCGTGAACGACAACACCTCGGCGGGGGTGTCGTCCCACGTGAGCGTGCCGGCACCCAGTGCGGGGTTGCGTCGACGCTCGGCGAGAGCGGCGCGATAGAGCTCGAGATGGCTCCCGCGGACGCCGTCCAGTGCGGCCACCGTGGTGGCGGCCCAGTGCTCGGGCATCGGCAGCCATGGTTCACCGCCCGGCCCGAAACCGAAGGGTGAGGTGGTGTCCGACCACGGGATGGGTACGCGACAGCCGTCGCGGCCGCGGACGGTGTGGCCCGAACGCTCCCAGGTCGGATCCTGCAGCGAGGCCTCCGGGAGGTCGTCGACCTCGTCCAGGCCGAGCTCATCACCCTGATAGACGTACGCCCCGCCGGGCAGGGCCAGCTCGAGCAGCGCCGCTGCCCGCGCCCGGCGGCGCCCCAGCGTCAGGTCGGTCGGCATGGCCCACAGGGTGTTCTCGTCGGGACTCGGTGTGACCAGGCCCTCCGGCCCGTACGCCGACCCCGTCACCGGCTTGCCGAAGCGGGTCGCGACCCGGACGTTGTCGTGATTGCTCAGCACCCAGGTGCAGGGTGCGCCGACGGCCTCATGACTCACCAGGCTGAGGTTGATCACGTGCCGCTGCGACGAGGCCGTCCACTCACACAGCAGGGCATCGAAGTTGAAGGTGGTGTGGAGCCGACCCGACTCGACGTAGTCCGCCACGCGGTCGGCCGGGAGGTAGGCCTCCGACACGAAGACCCGGGCACCGCGCGCCGAGTCGGCGTACTCATCGGCGATCCGGCGCCACCGGCGATGGATCTCGGCCACCTCCGGCCGATCCCAGACGGGGTTGCCCACATGCTTGTCGAGGCTGGTGGTGCCGGGGTCGGCATCGGGCAGGTCCGGATGCTTCACCATCGAGTCGGCGACATCGATGCGGAAGCCATCGATCCCGCGGTCGAACCAGAACCGCAGGATCGAGTCGAACTCGTCGGCGACCTTCGGGTTGTTCCAGTTCCAGTCGGGTTGGCGGACGTCGAAGAGGTGGAGATACCACTGTTCGGGGCGCCCATCGGCGCCGATCACGCGCTCCCAGGCCGACCCGCCGAACATGGCCTGCCAGTCGTTCGGGGGCAGGTCTCCGTCGGGCCCGCGTCCGTCGCGGAACCAGAAGAGATCGCGTTCGGGTGAGCCGGGCCCGGCTTCGAGCGCCGCCCGGAACCAGGGGTGGTCGTCGGAGCAGTGGTTGGGCACGAGATCGATCAGGACGCGCAGGCCCAGTTCGTGGGCGCGGGCGACGAATCTGTCGGCGTCGGCGAGCGTGCCGAAGTCGGGGTGGATGTCACGATAGTCGGCGACGTCATAGCCGCCGTCCGCGAGCGGAGAGGGATACCAGGGGGAGACCCAGACGGCGTCGACCCCGAGGCCGGCCAGATAGGGCAGCCGGTCGGTCATGCCTGCGACATCACCGGTGCCGTCGCCGTCGGCGTCGGCGAACGAGCGCGGATAGATCTGGAAGACGACGGCGTCGCGCCACCAGTCCTGGTTTGGTGTCGTCGTCACAGCAGGCCCTCGCGCGGCTCGGGGGTGTCGAGGGAGTTCACCATCGCATCGGCTGCCCGCTCGAAGTATTCCCACATCTCATCGTGGAACTCCGTGGGAAGCTCGAGCTCATCGAGCGCCACCTTCATGTATCGCAACCAGGTGTCGCGCTCCTTGGTCGAGATGCGGAAAGGAGCGTGGCGCATGCGCAGCCGTGGGTGGCCACGCTGCTCGGAATAGGTGTCGGGGCCGCCCCAGTATTGCTCCAGGAATCGACGCAGGCGCTCCTCGGCGGGCCCGAGGTCCTCCTCCGGATACATCTCCCGGAACTCGGCATCGGCTCCGACCTGCTCATAGAAGCGCTTCGTCAGGCGGATGAACGTCTCCTCGCCGCCGACGGCGGCGTAGAAATTGTCAGCTGAAATGGGCGTCGTCACCCGGCCCATTGTGCCAGTGCGGGTTCGGAGGTCCCCGGGCCTGTCGAACGGGGCGGGATCAGCGGAACTTGCTCCGGATCAGTTCGCGGACTTCGTGGGCATCGGTGCAGGCGAGGGCCCGGTCGGCCAACGTGGTGAGCTCGGCGAGAGATGAGGTGCGCAGCCGGGCCTTGACCATGGGGACGGCGGGGGCGCCGGGGGTGAGTTCGCGTACGCCCAGCCCCACGAACAACGCCGCGACGTCGGGATCGGTGTTGGCATCGCCGCAGATCGCGACGAGCGTCTCCCGGCGGGACTCGTCGGCCACGAGCCGGATGAGTCGGAGCACCGCCGGATCGAGCGGATCGGCGAGGACGTGCAGGGCGGCGTTTCCGCGCTCGGCCGCCGTGGTGTATTGCGTCAGGTCGTTGGTGCCGATGCTCACGAAGTCGAGCTTCTGGGTCATCAGCCGGGCGCGGAGGGCAGCCGCCGGAACCTCCACCATGATCCCGACCTGGAGGCTGTCCGGTCGGCCGACCCGACCGACCACGTCGTCGAGGAGACCCAGGGCCCAGTCGAGCTCTTCCACGGTCGTGACCATGGGAAACATCAGGCTCAGGGGGGTGAACCGCGCCGCCCGGCAGACCGCCTCGACCTGGTCGATGAGCAGTTCGGGCCGGTTGCGGAACACGCGCAGGCCGCGAACGCCGAGGAACGGATTCTCCTCCTGGTCCAACGGCAGGAACGGGACGGTCTTGTCACCGCCGATATCCCACGTGCGGACGATCATCCGCTTGTTGCCCAGCGTTCGGCCCAGACGCAGGAAGGCCTGCTCCTGCTCCTCGACGGTCGGCGGATGCGGGGATCCGCCGAACAGGATCTCCGTGCGGATCACCCAGCCGTCCGCGCCCTTGGCGACCATGTCGCCCGCATCCGCCTCGGCGAGCACGTTGGCATAGATCTCGATGAGGGTCCCGTCGGAGGTGTACGCCGGCTCGTGCGCATGGGCCTGGGCCTCGGCCTGCAGTTCCTCGAGGGCGGCGAGCGTACG
Coding sequences:
- a CDS encoding thioesterase family protein produces the protein MDAYLHLNNGVYVDYLQEARVDFLHSGEFAYMLGDEPQPGAEGPNTQAILVTGHQVEYLKPAEHGHPLQVRLVVDQIGAARFTLAYDIVSDDRIVARARTVLCPFDLETDAIRRLTDGEKAWFAEHAESVEPLPTVAKVRLGDQPAHEYAFRVRWSDLDSYRHANNVKYYDYVQEARIDLMRDLLEHRPAQSERPGQWIVVRQDMDYAVQIDFRPEAYVVRTAVQDIGQSSLTLAAEIMDPTTGVVHASSRTVLVHTAVTGPEAIPAWIREALTPLRLPVPVA
- a CDS encoding glycoside hydrolase family 13 protein; the encoded protein is MTTTPNQDWWRDAVVFQIYPRSFADADGDGTGDVAGMTDRLPYLAGLGVDAVWVSPWYPSPLADGGYDVADYRDIHPDFGTLADADRFVARAHELGLRVLIDLVPNHCSDDHPWFRAALEAGPGSPERDLFWFRDGRGPDGDLPPNDWQAMFGGSAWERVIGADGRPEQWYLHLFDVRQPDWNWNNPKVADEFDSILRFWFDRGIDGFRIDVADSMVKHPDLPDADPGTTSLDKHVGNPVWDRPEVAEIHRRWRRIADEYADSARGARVFVSEAYLPADRVADYVESGRLHTTFNFDALLCEWTASSQRHVINLSLVSHEAVGAPCTWVLSNHDNVRVATRFGKPVTGSAYGPEGLVTPSPDENTLWAMPTDLTLGRRRARAAALLELALPGGAYVYQGDELGLDEVDDLPEASLQDPTWERSGHTVRGRDGCRVPIPWSDTTSPFGFGPGGEPWLPMPEHWAATTVAALDGVRGSHLELYRAALAERRRNPALGAGTLTWDDTPAEVLSFTREPGFRCIVNFGTEPVSIPADARVLVHSGDASTGVIATDEAAWLAV
- a CDS encoding globin, with amino-acid sequence MTTPISADNFYAAVGGEETFIRLTKRFYEQVGADAEFREMYPEEDLGPAEERLRRFLEQYWGGPDTYSEQRGHPRLRMRHAPFRISTKERDTWLRYMKVALDELELPTEFHDEMWEYFERAADAMVNSLDTPEPREGLL
- the ptsP gene encoding phosphoenolpyruvate--protein phosphotransferase; translation: MHAKARTSSQGSGLGVAIGPAIIAKPDLHLNAYEPGDRAKERRRLDKVLAKADKQLRKLAAQPVRANAAIFGAQRELLHDRRITDAAFELVDSGEPATTSWTQAVERHRPWLQGLPDAPGQLELADSVEHRILALLTGTPTEFETTEPGILVVPVLDPGMAVTLDPKVVLGIVTIGGGPTGHGVIIARSRGIPIFAAAGADVSGVEEDDIIAFIARGERRIAVNPEADELAEFERTLAALEELQAEAQAHAHEPAYTSDGTLIEIYANVLAEADAGDMVAKGADGWVIRTEILFGGSPHPPTVEEQEQAFLRLGRTLGNKRMIVRTWDIGGDKTVPFLPLDQEENPFLGVRGLRVFRNRPELLIDQVEAVCRAARFTPLSLMFPMVTTVEELDWALGLLDDVVGRVGRPDSLQVGIMVEVPAAALRARLMTQKLDFVSIGTNDLTQYTTAAERGNAALHVLADPLDPAVLRLIRLVADESRRETLVAICGDANTDPDVAALFVGLGVRELTPGAPAVPMVKARLRTSSLAELTTLADRALACTDAHEVRELIRSKFR